In Candidatus Poribacteria bacterium, the DNA window AAGTCCCAATGTGGGTAGTCGGTTGCGAACATCAACCTATCATCTAAGTCGAGTTGTGCGAGCAGTTGATCAAAGTATTCCTGTTTGGGTGGCTCTTCAATCGGCTGCGTTGTAATCCAGAAATGTTCCCGGATGTACTCAGAAGGCAGTCTTTTCAGCTCAGGCACCTCGTCCCGTAGTTTTTTCCATGCTCGATCCAGTCGCCACATCAACGGGGGTAGCCACGCGAAACCACCCTCAATGAGAGTTACCTTAAGTGTCGGGAATTGTTCAAAGACCCCTTCGCAAACGAGACTGGTTACCTGTGTCTGAAACGCCTGTGTCATTCCTGCGTGGTCTTCAATGTAGTGTGAGGGTCTACCGACAGCGGTAATCGGTCCGACACCCACACCGGTGAAATGGATAGCAATGGGGAGGTCGTGCTCGACTGCCGCTTCATACATCTTCCAGTATCTACGTCGTCCTAAAGGTTCCATCGTGCGTGCGAGCAACAGTATTTGCACGAACCCTGGATGGTTTGCCACTCTATTGATCTCGGCGGTGGCGAACGCTGCGTCGTCGCATGCGACGATGATTGAGGCGCGGAGTCTCGGTTCTTTTTCAAGCCACTCTTCGATTTGCCAGTCGTTCACGGCACTTGCCCACGCCGCGGCGAACGCGAGATTGGGCATCTCACAGACTGGAGTCAAGCAGTTGAGGATACCGTATTCGATGTTGAATGGGTCCAGCAGTT includes these proteins:
- a CDS encoding amidohydrolase; translated protein: MAKTETPKQQRPSVIDCDVHNTLASETVLYPYLSERWRKHHGMVGTTDRVGAYIPRAHPFGARYDAWTPSGHRPGSDLDFLREQLLDPFNIEYGILNCLTPVCEMPNLAFAAAWASAVNDWQIEEWLEKEPRLRASIIVACDDAAFATAEINRVANHPGFVQILLLARTMEPLGRRRYWKMYEAAVEHDLPIAIHFTGVGVGPITAVGRPSHYIEDHAGMTQAFQTQVTSLVCEGVFEQFPTLKVTLIEGGFAWLPPLMWRLDRAWKKLRDEVPELKRLPSEYIREHFWITTQPIEEPPKQEYFDQLLAQLDLDDRLMFATDYPHWDFDSPDQALPKNLTPTLKRKIMADNARALYKMSVSVAT